The DNA region GTGACAGTCGAGGAATCTGCTGGTGAAGATGAAGAATCGGTGATTTTTTTCGGTGTAGTGAGAGAAAAGAAAAAACCACTAACTACAGCCAGCAAGATAAATCCTGCGACTCCCCCAATAATCAGAACTAAAGGTTGTAAGGGTGTTTTGGACGAGACATCAGGAGTATCGCGTAAAGCTACTGGAATGTCATCACCAGAATCACCGGACGAATTTGGGGCTTTTCCAGAAAACCCAGCTTTATTCAAGGGTTAACTCCTGCTTTTGTTCAAAATTCATAACAGACTGTAGACTGGACAGAGATTAGCATATTCGGTACATATTACATCTGTCTTTGTTAGGGAAATTTTGGCAAACCTCCTAGAACTATACGTCAAACTGGCAGGCTTAATTTTAATCGGATTTTTTCTGGGACGGAAACTGCCTGCCGCAGTTCCACAGCGTTTGGGTCAGTTCCTTTTTTGGGTGGGAGTACCTGTCAGTATTGTGGCTTTTTTACGCCAAGCTGACCTGTCGGCACAGATTTGGATTGCACCTGCGATCGCTCATTTAGCGATTTTATTAGGTGCATTTTTGGCTTGGTTAACAATCAAAGGACAAGCTTATCTGACAAACACAACTTTTCAGCACCCAACTCAGGGAAGTTTTCTCTTGGCGGCAATGGTCGGCAATACAGGTTATATCGGCTTTCCTGTGACTTTAGCAATGGTCGGGCAAGATTATTTTGCTTGGGCTTTATTCTACGATTTATTGGGGTCACTGTTTGGTGCTTATGGTTTGGGTGTCGCTCTCGCATCTCGTTATGGCGATGGTGGCACAAACTATTGGCAAATGACTCAAGCCATATTAATTAACCCAGCCTTGTGGAGTTTTGGTTTGGGTTTATGGTTTCGCCAAATTAGTATTTCTCCGACGGCAGAATTTTATCTCGAAAAATTGGGTTGGATTGCTGTCGCTTTATCTTTAGTATTAATTGGAATGCGCCTTTCGCTGCTGACTTCTTGGCAAAA from Aulosira sp. FACHB-615 includes:
- a CDS encoding AEC family transporter translates to MANLLELYVKLAGLILIGFFLGRKLPAAVPQRLGQFLFWVGVPVSIVAFLRQADLSAQIWIAPAIAHLAILLGAFLAWLTIKGQAYLTNTTFQHPTQGSFLLAAMVGNTGYIGFPVTLAMVGQDYFAWALFYDLLGSLFGAYGLGVALASRYGDGGTNYWQMTQAILINPALWSFGLGLWFRQISISPTAEFYLEKLGWIAVALSLVLIGMRLSLLTSWQNFPQAAISLAIKMLLVPLLLGSTLSLFGVTGSAAKVIVLQMAMPPAFATMVLAETFNLDRNLAVTSLALGVLLLLVTLPVWLWLF